The following are from one region of the uncultured Fusobacterium sp. genome:
- a CDS encoding Mn2+dependent serine/threonine protein kinase has product MKIINDQKRSVVFYDEKNHTFIKKFKPKLSAKVKYFFRLRKYPGDNFNFISSELKKLDIPTVEIINYSHYSVITKELVGISLEQYLKIYSNHTILKNFIQIVTKLLKNNIYCGDLAYDNFYVINDKIVALDLEDYRKVTFFKRSTEEAIRRMKGKVDDWVIEEIKKNLI; this is encoded by the coding sequence ATGAAAATTATTAATGATCAAAAAAGATCAGTCGTTTTTTATGATGAAAAAAATCATACTTTTATAAAAAAATTCAAACCTAAATTGTCAGCTAAAGTAAAATATTTTTTTAGACTTAGAAAATATCCAGGAGACAATTTTAATTTTATTAGTTCAGAGTTAAAAAAGTTAGATATTCCAACTGTAGAAATTATAAATTACTCTCATTACTCTGTTATTACTAAAGAACTAGTTGGTATATCTTTGGAACAATACTTAAAAATTTATTCAAATCATACTATTTTAAAAAATTTCATTCAAATAGTTACTAAACTTTTAAAAAATAATATATATTGTGGTGATTTAGCATATGATAATTTTTATGTAATAAATGATAAAATTGTAGCTCTAGATTTAGAAGATTACAGAAAAGTAACATTTTTTAAAAGAAGTACTGAAGAAGCTATCAGAAGAATGAAAGGAAAAGTTGATGATTGGGTTATTGAAGAAATCAAAAAAAATTTAATATAA
- a CDS encoding glycosyltransferase produces MKKKLIIHNGNISIGGQEKMLIEFLKVLDPNKYDILLLIEENNGKRNDYINDIPSWIKYHFLTSEKFMEKLEKNKKSKNPIRKFFYSLLLKRKKIIAINELKKYLDFSNILIDYDMGLIRNLHKLNLKDKILVGWSHAGEGAPLKSKQKRENIEKYNYIITINEVMKQGYEKNTKKPKIKKIYNFMDLENIILKSKEPLDKNFGEYIISVGSLTENKNHKLLIESFSELKREKKINEKLIILGEGKEKENLENLIKKENMENEIFLLGQRKNPYNYMANAKIFILPSKQEGMPLTLIEALALEKMIIATKNNGSIEILNSKYGVLIDNEKNILSRSIYYYLENKEERVKYENLSKERIKEFEKEKIKKEIEEFIDKL; encoded by the coding sequence ATGAAAAAAAAGTTAATTATTCATAACGGAAATATATCTATTGGTGGACAAGAAAAAATGTTAATAGAGTTTTTAAAAGTTTTGGATCCAAATAAATATGATATTTTACTTTTAATAGAAGAAAATAATGGAAAAAGAAATGATTATATAAATGATATACCTAGTTGGATAAAATATCATTTTCTAACAAGTGAAAAATTTATGGAAAAGTTAGAAAAAAATAAAAAAAGTAAAAATCCTATAAGGAAATTTTTCTATTCATTATTATTAAAAAGAAAAAAAATAATAGCAATTAATGAACTAAAAAAATATTTAGATTTTTCCAATATTTTAATAGATTATGATATGGGATTAATTAGAAATTTACATAAATTAAATTTGAAAGATAAAATTTTAGTAGGATGGAGTCATGCTGGAGAGGGAGCTCCATTAAAAAGCAAACAAAAAAGAGAAAATATTGAAAAATATAACTATATAATTACTATAAATGAAGTAATGAAACAAGGATATGAAAAGAATACTAAAAAACCAAAAATAAAGAAAATATATAATTTTATGGATTTAGAAAATATTATTTTAAAAAGTAAAGAACCTTTAGATAAAAATTTTGGAGAATATATAATATCAGTAGGATCATTAACAGAAAATAAAAATCATAAGTTGTTAATAGAAAGTTTTTCTGAACTAAAAAGAGAGAAAAAAATAAATGAAAAATTGATTATTTTAGGAGAAGGAAAAGAAAAAGAAAATTTAGAAAATTTAATAAAAAAAGAAAATATGGAAAATGAAATTTTTCTTTTAGGTCAAAGAAAAAATCCATATAATTATATGGCAAATGCTAAAATTTTTATTTTGCCATCAAAACAAGAAGGGATGCCATTAACATTAATTGAAGCTCTTGCTTTAGAAAAAATGATTATTGCAACTAAAAATAATGGAAGTATTGAAATATTAAATTCTAAATATGGAGTATTAATAGATAATGAAAAGAATATTTTATCTAGAAGTATATATTATTATTTAGAAAATAAAGAAGAAAGAGTAAAATATGAAAACTTATCCAAAGAGAGGATAAAGGAGTTTGAGAAAGAAAAAATAAAAAAAGAGATAGAGGAGTTTATAGATAAACTATGA
- the murI gene encoding glutamate racemase, translated as MLQNQSIGVFDSGVGGTTILKEILKLLPNENILYYGDSGNAPYGQKTTEEIQKLCCKILDFFTANNCKAVVIACNTATAAALDRLTNLYSVPIIGVIAAGAKGAIKVTKNNKINILATPFTVSSMAYIKELEKLSKKLSITQEGCPEFCPMIESGWESHPEREKIIANHVAKLSPEADTLILGCTHYPIIKEDIQKFFSGTIVDPAKETALQLYSLLKLNDGFNSENKKGKVDFFVSGDKEIFKNVAEKFLGFKINNIYSVDK; from the coding sequence ATGTTACAAAATCAAAGTATAGGTGTTTTTGATTCAGGAGTTGGTGGAACTACTATCTTAAAAGAGATTTTAAAACTTCTTCCCAATGAAAATATTTTATATTATGGAGATAGTGGTAATGCTCCATATGGTCAAAAAACAACTGAAGAGATTCAAAAATTATGTTGTAAGATTTTAGATTTTTTTACTGCTAATAACTGTAAAGCTGTAGTAATAGCTTGTAATACTGCTACTGCTGCTGCTTTAGATAGACTTACTAACCTTTATTCTGTACCTATTATTGGGGTTATAGCTGCAGGAGCAAAGGGTGCTATCAAGGTTACTAAAAATAATAAAATCAATATCTTAGCAACTCCTTTTACAGTTTCTTCAATGGCATATATTAAAGAATTGGAAAAACTTTCCAAAAAGCTTTCTATAACACAAGAGGGATGTCCTGAATTTTGTCCTATGATAGAATCTGGTTGGGAATCTCATCCTGAAAGAGAAAAAATAATTGCTAACCATGTAGCTAAACTTTCTCCAGAAGCTGATACATTAATTTTAGGATGTACTCATTATCCTATTATAAAGGAAGATATTCAAAAATTCTTTAGTGGTACTATTGTTGACCCTGCTAAGGAAACAGCATTACAACTATATTCTCTTCTTAAATTAAACGATGGTTTTAATTCAGAAAATAAAAAGGGAAAAGTAGATTTCTTTGTTTCTGGAGATAAAGAAATTTTTAAAAACGTTGCTGAAAAGTTTTTAGGGTTTAAAATTAATAATATCTACTCTGTAGATAAATAG
- the gltS gene encoding sodium/glutamate symporter, which yields MFEYTFNMAETLAVAVILLLLGKEIKKRVPVLERFFIPAPVIGGTIFSIVMLIGHNTGAFTFNFDGVLKDFLMVIFFTTIGFSASFELLKKGGVGVVLFLLAATILVVIQDIVGVFLAKFFGLHPYIGLAAGSVPLTGGHGTSGAFGPVLEEAGATGAFSVAIASATFGLVAGCLIGGPVAKRLMQKYNLKAKTADEETGNSTVKLESDTPISEGTLFDSVVVVALSMGIGACIPVFAKKYGIVLPAYIGPMIIAAIIRNVADAQKKALPMKEISIVGNIALSLFLAMALMSMKLWELAALALPLIVILLIQTVIMAAYAYFVTFRMMGSDYDAAVIATGHCGFGLGATPNAMANMETFTAANGFSAKAFFVLPLVGALFIDFTNATIITFFMNIFG from the coding sequence ATGTTTGAGTACACATTTAATATGGCAGAAACACTTGCTGTAGCGGTAATTCTATTATTACTAGGGAAAGAGATTAAAAAAAGAGTCCCTGTATTAGAAAGATTCTTTATACCAGCACCAGTAATTGGAGGAACAATTTTCTCAATAGTAATGTTAATTGGACACAATACTGGAGCTTTTACTTTTAACTTTGATGGTGTTTTAAAAGACTTTTTAATGGTAATATTCTTTACTACTATTGGTTTCTCAGCTAGTTTTGAGTTATTGAAAAAAGGTGGAGTTGGAGTTGTACTATTCCTACTTGCTGCAACAATTCTAGTTGTTATTCAAGATATAGTTGGAGTATTCTTAGCTAAGTTCTTTGGATTACATCCTTATATTGGTTTAGCTGCTGGATCTGTTCCTTTAACAGGAGGACATGGAACATCTGGAGCTTTTGGACCTGTACTTGAAGAAGCTGGAGCTACTGGAGCTTTCTCTGTTGCAATTGCTTCTGCAACATTTGGACTTGTTGCTGGATGTTTAATTGGAGGACCAGTTGCAAAAAGATTAATGCAAAAATATAATTTAAAAGCTAAAACAGCTGATGAGGAAACTGGAAATTCTACAGTTAAGTTAGAATCTGACACTCCTATTTCTGAAGGAACTTTATTTGATTCAGTTGTAGTTGTTGCTCTTTCTATGGGAATTGGAGCTTGTATCCCTGTATTTGCTAAAAAATATGGAATAGTTCTTCCTGCATATATCGGACCTATGATTATAGCTGCTATTATTAGAAACGTAGCTGACGCTCAAAAGAAAGCTCTTCCTATGAAAGAAATTTCTATAGTTGGAAATATAGCTCTTTCATTATTCTTAGCAATGGCATTAATGTCAATGAAATTATGGGAACTTGCTGCACTTGCATTACCATTAATCGTAATCTTACTTATCCAAACAGTTATTATGGCTGCTTATGCTTACTTCGTAACATTTAGAATGATGGGAAGCGACTATGATGCTGCTGTAATTGCTACTGGACACTGTGGATTTGGACTTGGAGCTACTCCAAATGCTATGGCAAACATGGAAACATTTACTGCTGCAAATGGATTCTCTGCTAAAGCATTCTTCGTATTACCTTTAGTTGGAGCTCTATTTATTGACTTTACAAATGCTACAATTATTACATTCTTTATGAATATTTTTGGATAA
- a CDS encoding MFS transporter, producing the protein MKKSLIALSLGTLVLGIAEFVMMGILTNVATSLNLSIPTAGHFISAYALGVCFGAPLLIAFRKQPPKQILLILVGLMVIGNGFAAISPNYLTMLGARFISGLPHGAYFGVASIVASKLADKGRESEAVAIMIAGMTIANLVGVPAGTFLSSLFTWRIVFIIVVVFALLTLYSISKFVPYVAPLPDTGFKGQFQFLKDKAPWLILGATTLGNGGVFAWYSYINPLLINVSGFNPRSITLLMVLAGAGMVLGNLCGGRLSSYFFPGKVASTLQIFMTGALIGIFFFASNPIISVILMCVVTFGLFGVSSPQQYLIIKYAPGGEMLGAAGIQIAFNLGNAVGAYLGGLPIHGGIGEQYSALIGAGLTFCGFLMFHYFNRNYSKEK; encoded by the coding sequence ATGAAAAAAAGTTTGATAGCACTATCACTAGGAACGTTAGTTTTAGGGATAGCAGAATTTGTTATGATGGGAATATTGACAAATGTAGCCACAAGTCTAAATTTATCAATACCAACAGCGGGACATTTTATTTCAGCCTATGCTTTAGGAGTATGTTTTGGAGCTCCACTACTTATTGCCTTTAGAAAACAACCACCAAAGCAGATATTATTGATATTGGTAGGGCTCATGGTCATTGGAAATGGTTTTGCAGCTATAAGTCCAAACTATTTAACAATGTTAGGGGCAAGATTTATATCTGGTTTACCTCATGGGGCATATTTTGGTGTTGCTTCAATAGTTGCATCAAAATTAGCTGATAAGGGAAGAGAATCGGAAGCAGTAGCTATAATGATAGCTGGAATGACTATAGCAAATTTAGTAGGAGTACCTGCAGGAACATTTTTGAGTTCACTATTTACATGGAGAATAGTATTTATAATAGTTGTTGTTTTTGCACTATTAACACTATACTCTATCAGCAAATTTGTTCCATATGTAGCCCCACTACCAGATACAGGATTTAAAGGGCAATTTCAATTTCTAAAAGATAAAGCACCATGGCTTATATTAGGTGCCACAACATTAGGAAATGGAGGGGTATTTGCTTGGTATAGCTATATAAATCCACTATTAATAAACGTTAGTGGGTTTAATCCTAGGAGTATAACACTGTTAATGGTATTAGCTGGAGCTGGAATGGTATTGGGAAATCTGTGTGGTGGAAGATTAAGTAGTTATTTTTTTCCTGGTAAAGTAGCTAGTACATTACAAATTTTTATGACAGGAGCTTTAATTGGAATATTCTTTTTTGCTTCTAATCCAATAATATCAGTAATTTTAATGTGTGTAGTAACTTTTGGACTTTTTGGAGTGAGTAGTCCACAACAATATCTGATAATAAAATATGCACCTGGTGGGGAGATGTTAGGAGCTGCAGGGATACAGATAGCATTTAACTTAGGAAATGCAGTTGGGGCATATTTAGGAGGATTACCTATTCATGGGGGGATAGGGGAGCAATATTCAGCTTTAATAGGAGCTGGATTAACTTTTTGTGGATTTTTAATGTTTCATTATTTCAATAGAAATTATTCTAAAGAAAAATAA
- a CDS encoding AraC family transcriptional regulator — protein sequence MEKAYVLQIRDRNLKNMTLKFCGYSECAPLHNFGPASRPVYIIHIILKGKGIYVVDNKKYNIKAGQGFIIEPNVITFYQADSKEPWSYCWIAFDGEGAEKYLQELGLIQQKPIFKTQRVEELFELIKEMLKSQESNLANELKIQGLFYQFFSIIVEENSVENIENNEQLNPYVNKALDYIKKNYWDDINVNSIIEYIGLNRSYFSNLFRKSMGITLQEYLSVFRLSRANELLDMTDENIEDIANNCGYNDPLVFSKAYKRKYGITPTQHRKIDRKRVKENLEKFKKYDGREEI from the coding sequence ATGGAAAAAGCATATGTATTACAAATAAGAGATAGAAATTTAAAAAATATGACTTTAAAATTCTGTGGGTATAGTGAATGTGCTCCATTACATAATTTTGGACCAGCTTCTAGACCAGTATATATCATTCATATAATTTTAAAAGGTAAAGGAATATATGTTGTTGATAATAAAAAGTATAATATAAAAGCAGGACAAGGATTTATAATAGAACCAAATGTGATAACTTTTTATCAAGCTGACTCAAAAGAACCATGGAGTTATTGTTGGATAGCATTTGATGGAGAGGGAGCAGAGAAATATTTACAAGAATTAGGATTGATTCAACAAAAACCTATTTTTAAGACTCAAAGAGTAGAGGAGTTGTTTGAATTAATAAAAGAGATGCTAAAGAGTCAGGAGAGTAATTTAGCTAATGAGTTGAAAATACAAGGTTTATTCTATCAATTTTTTTCAATCATTGTAGAGGAGAATAGTGTTGAAAATATAGAAAATAATGAACAACTAAACCCATATGTAAATAAAGCTTTAGACTATATAAAGAAGAACTATTGGGATGATATAAATGTTAATAGTATAATAGAATATATAGGTTTAAATAGGAGCTATTTTTCTAATCTTTTTCGTAAATCTATGGGTATAACCCTTCAAGAATATCTCTCTGTATTTAGATTATCTAGAGCAAATGAACTATTAGATATGACAGATGAAAATATAGAAGACATTGCTAATAATTGTGGATATAATGATCCACTTGTTTTTAGTAAAGCATATAAAAGAAAATATGGAATAACTCCAACACAACATAGGAAAATAGATAGAAAAAGAGTAAAAGAAAATTTAGAAAAGTTTAAAAAATATGATGGGAGAGAAGAGATATGA
- a CDS encoding YegS/Rv2252/BmrU family lipid kinase: MKKVKFIYNPFSGEGVITKNLDIIISKYQARGYSIIPFRISTEQELSDAFIDIDTTYHHILGAGGDGTINQIINIMKKQNLDIPLAILPVGTANDFAKHIGMPFDIGEACDKILNGDIKEIDLGKANDKYFINVFSFGLFTDISQKTPTHLKNIFGKMAYYLNGIKELPSFKKIDIKVTSDEFSYEGNALIFFTFNGRTAGNINISYKSEINDGLLDVIILKGENLHLALLSFFEFFKSEHLEKPKDIIHFKSEKFLVEYFDNSLNSDIDGEPGPTSPIEITCIKNGLKLIY; encoded by the coding sequence ATGAAAAAAGTAAAATTTATATATAATCCCTTTTCAGGAGAGGGAGTCATAACTAAAAATTTAGATATTATAATATCTAAATATCAAGCTCGAGGATATAGCATTATTCCTTTTAGAATTTCAACAGAACAAGAACTTTCAGATGCTTTTATAGATATTGATACAACTTATCATCATATCTTAGGAGCTGGTGGAGATGGAACAATAAATCAGATTATTAATATTATGAAAAAGCAAAATTTAGATATTCCACTAGCTATTTTACCAGTGGGAACTGCTAATGATTTTGCAAAACATATTGGTATGCCTTTTGATATTGGAGAAGCTTGTGATAAAATTCTAAATGGAGATATTAAAGAGATAGATTTAGGTAAAGCAAATGATAAATATTTTATAAATGTATTTAGTTTTGGACTTTTTACTGATATTTCTCAAAAAACTCCTACTCATCTTAAAAATATATTTGGAAAGATGGCTTACTACCTAAACGGAATAAAAGAACTACCATCTTTTAAAAAAATTGATATAAAAGTTACATCTGATGAATTTTCTTATGAAGGGAATGCTCTTATCTTTTTTACTTTTAATGGAAGAACTGCTGGAAATATAAATATATCTTATAAAAGTGAAATAAATGATGGACTATTAGATGTTATTATTTTAAAAGGAGAAAATTTACATTTAGCCTTACTTTCATTTTTTGAATTTTTTAAATCTGAACATTTAGAAAAACCAAAAGATATTATTCATTTTAAAAGTGAAAAATTTCTTGTTGAATATTTTGATAATTCTTTAAATTCAGATATAGATGGAGAACCTGGTCCTACTTCTCCAATAGAAATTACTTGTATTAAAAATGGATTAAAACTTATCTATTAA
- the melB gene encoding melibiose:sodium transporter MelB — protein MALSFKEKYSFGIGAFGKDIILAYVNVFLMIYFTDVLYLTPAFVGSLFFVARIWDAINDPVMGMIVDNTHNKFGKFRTWISVGTILNALTFIAMFSTFGLNGKMLYVYISIIYILYGMTYTMLDIPYWAWLPNLTDDPHEREQIGVIPRIFASSSYLIMGIISFHLIYFFNNFLGAENENAKIGYTAGAILIAIIYITFMAITVTNVKEVDTGSTNEKINLKYMWTILTQNEHLKSYIGLMLAYHLFNGGYGSFMIYYLKYVAGNQNLFSIYSACQLAEMVGLFLFPFIAKKFGRDNTYKLACLIPVLGLSILGISAIFMPASALLLATATILMKIGAGLIIGTITVLVADVIDYNQLKFGTRNESIICSAQTFLVKTSGAVCGLITGLALTFLKYDPTLPQQSELTITGLRLLVFIPSIIFILISLLIYLKGYKLKGKVLYEVREQVAKMNAKIEIEEEEKIIVGDTVTN, from the coding sequence ATGGCTTTATCATTTAAAGAAAAATATTCTTTTGGAATAGGAGCTTTTGGAAAAGATATCATTTTAGCATATGTTAATGTTTTCTTAATGATATATTTTACTGACGTTCTATATTTAACTCCTGCCTTTGTTGGTTCATTATTCTTTGTTGCTAGAATTTGGGATGCTATTAATGACCCTGTAATGGGAATGATTGTTGATAATACACATAATAAATTTGGTAAATTTCGTACTTGGATTTCAGTTGGAACAATTTTAAATGCTTTAACATTTATAGCTATGTTCTCTACTTTTGGACTTAATGGAAAAATGTTATATGTTTATATCAGTATAATTTATATTCTATATGGTATGACTTATACTATGTTAGATATTCCATACTGGGCTTGGTTGCCAAATCTTACTGACGATCCACATGAACGTGAACAAATAGGAGTTATTCCTAGAATTTTTGCTAGTTCATCTTACTTAATTATGGGTATTATTAGTTTCCATTTAATCTATTTTTTCAATAACTTTCTTGGGGCAGAAAATGAAAATGCTAAGATTGGATATACTGCTGGAGCTATTTTAATAGCTATTATCTACATCACTTTTATGGCTATTACTGTAACAAATGTTAAAGAAGTTGATACTGGTTCAACAAATGAAAAAATAAATCTAAAATATATGTGGACAATTTTAACTCAAAATGAGCATCTTAAATCTTATATTGGACTTATGTTAGCTTACCATTTATTTAATGGGGGATATGGAAGCTTTATGATTTATTATTTAAAATATGTAGCTGGAAATCAAAATCTTTTTTCTATCTACAGTGCTTGCCAATTAGCAGAAATGGTTGGACTTTTCCTTTTCCCATTCATTGCTAAAAAATTTGGTAGAGATAACACTTATAAATTAGCTTGCTTAATTCCAGTTTTAGGTTTAAGTATTCTAGGAATTTCAGCAATATTTATGCCAGCTAGTGCACTACTTTTAGCTACAGCAACTATATTAATGAAAATAGGTGCTGGATTAATCATTGGAACAATTACTGTTTTAGTTGCTGATGTAATTGACTATAATCAACTTAAATTTGGTACTAGAAATGAAAGTATAATTTGCTCAGCTCAAACTTTCTTAGTTAAAACTTCTGGAGCTGTATGTGGTTTAATAACAGGACTTGCACTTACTTTTTTAAAGTATGATCCTACATTACCACAACAATCAGAACTTACAATTACAGGATTACGTCTACTTGTATTTATTCCATCTATAATTTTTATCCTAATTAGTTTACTTATCTATTTAAAAGGATATAAATTAAAAGGAAAAGTTCTTTATGAAGTTAGAGAACAAGTTGCTAAAATGAATGCAAAAATTGAAATTGAAGAAGAAGAAAAAATTATTGTTGGAGATACAGTTACAAATTAA
- a CDS encoding glycosyltransferase family 9 protein codes for MKILVVRFKQIGDSILAAPICNTLKNTFPDAQVDYVVYEHIAPIFENHKYIDNVIKITKEEQKNIFKYIKKVWNVTRNHYDIVIDIMSTPKSELFTLFSLGAKYRIGRAKKYRGYTYNYKINEPQGTKNKIDKFLKMLKPLEKEYDIKYTEDFSINVSDEEKKYMREKMEKAGLDFNKPVLAFAINARVPSKVFNIDKMLEITRRVVKDLEPQIIFYYSPAEKEFALKAHERLENDPHIFTNIETKDIRELAMLLENCDMFFGNEGGPRHLAHAVGIPTLVVCRPNLDIKEWLISGEKNEHIGPLDVDKNAYSLSAQEQDNLVTVDLVVNKFKDFYLKNVKR; via the coding sequence TTGAAAATATTAGTAGTTAGATTTAAGCAGATAGGAGATTCAATATTAGCAGCTCCAATATGTAATACATTAAAGAATACTTTTCCAGATGCCCAAGTAGATTATGTGGTATATGAGCATATAGCTCCTATATTTGAAAATCACAAATATATAGATAATGTAATAAAAATAACTAAAGAGGAACAGAAAAATATTTTTAAATATATTAAAAAAGTTTGGAATGTAACAAGAAACCATTATGATATAGTTATAGATATAATGTCTACTCCTAAAAGTGAACTTTTTACTTTATTTTCTTTAGGAGCTAAATATAGAATAGGAAGAGCAAAAAAATATAGAGGGTATACTTATAACTATAAGATAAATGAACCTCAAGGAACAAAAAATAAAATAGATAAATTTTTAAAAATGTTAAAACCATTAGAAAAAGAATATGACATAAAATATACTGAAGATTTTTCTATTAATGTTTCTGATGAAGAAAAAAAATATATGAGAGAGAAAATGGAAAAAGCTGGGCTAGATTTTAACAAACCTGTATTAGCTTTTGCAATAAATGCTAGAGTTCCATCAAAGGTATTTAATATAGATAAGATGTTAGAGATAACAAGAAGAGTAGTAAAAGATTTAGAGCCGCAAATAATATTTTATTATTCTCCAGCTGAAAAAGAGTTTGCTTTAAAAGCTCATGAGAGATTAGAGAATGACCCACATATTTTTACTAATATAGAAACTAAAGATATAAGAGAATTAGCAATGCTTTTAGAAAATTGTGATATGTTTTTTGGAAATGAAGGAGGACCTAGACACTTAGCCCATGCTGTGGGAATCCCTACTCTTGTTGTTTGTAGACCAAATTTAGATATAAAAGAATGGTTAATTTCAGGAGAAAAGAATGAACATATAGGACCATTAGATGTAGATAAAAATGCCTATTCTTTATCAGCACAAGAACAAGATAATTTAGTAACTGTGGATTTAGTAGTAAATAAGTTTAAAGACTTTTACCTAAAAAATGTAAAAAGATAA
- a CDS encoding DUF1846 domain-containing protein encodes MKIGFDHNKYLEEQSKYILERVNNYDKLYLEFGGKLMFDLHAKRVLPGFDENAKIKVLHKLKDKLEVIICVYAGDIERNKIRGDFGITYDMEVFRLIDDLREHELQVNSVVITRYNDQPATTLFINKLERRGIKVYKHRATKGYPTDVDVIVSDEGYGQNPYIETTKPIVVVTAPGPGSGKLATCLSQLYHEYKRGNAAGYSKFETFPVWNVPLKHPLNIAYEAATVDLQDVNMIDPFHLEKYGETAVNYNRDVEAFPLLKRIIEKITGKESVYQSPTDMGVNRVGFGIVDDEVVREASKQEIIRRYFKTGCEYKKGYVDYETFKRTRKIMDSLELKEEDRKVVGVARKKLESIKSNQNDNVPASAIAFELPDGTMITGKASPLMDAASAAILNAVKYFAGINDEILLISPVVLEPILNLKDKTLQSKNIALNCEEILMALSICAATNPMAQVAVKKLSMLKGTQAHCTNILGKTNEQTLRKLGIDLTCDQVFPTENLYYNE; translated from the coding sequence ATGAAGATAGGATTTGATCACAATAAGTACCTTGAAGAACAATCTAAATATATTTTAGAAAGAGTTAATAATTATGATAAACTTTATCTTGAATTTGGTGGAAAGTTAATGTTTGACTTACATGCAAAAAGAGTTTTACCTGGTTTTGATGAGAATGCTAAAATAAAAGTATTACATAAATTAAAAGATAAACTTGAAGTAATAATTTGCGTATATGCTGGAGATATAGAGAGAAATAAAATCAGAGGAGATTTTGGAATCACTTATGATATGGAAGTTTTTAGACTTATAGATGATTTAAGAGAGCATGAACTTCAAGTAAACAGTGTTGTAATTACAAGATACAATGATCAACCTGCCACTACTTTATTTATAAATAAACTAGAGCGTAGAGGAATAAAAGTATATAAACATAGAGCTACTAAGGGATATCCAACAGATGTAGATGTGATTGTTAGTGATGAAGGATATGGACAAAATCCATATATTGAAACAACTAAGCCAATAGTTGTAGTAACAGCTCCTGGACCAGGAAGTGGAAAATTAGCTACATGTTTAAGCCAATTATATCATGAATATAAGAGAGGAAATGCAGCAGGATATTCTAAATTTGAAACATTCCCAGTATGGAATGTACCTTTAAAACATCCATTAAATATAGCTTATGAAGCAGCAACTGTAGATTTACAAGACGTTAATATGATAGATCCTTTCCATTTAGAAAAATATGGAGAAACAGCAGTAAACTACAATCGTGATGTAGAAGCTTTTCCATTATTAAAAAGAATTATAGAAAAAATAACAGGAAAAGAATCTGTTTACCAATCTCCAACAGATATGGGAGTTAATAGAGTAGGATTTGGAATTGTTGATGATGAAGTTGTAAGAGAAGCTTCTAAACAAGAGATAATTAGAAGATATTTTAAAACAGGTTGTGAATATAAAAAAGGTTATGTAGACTATGAGACATTTAAGAGAACTCGTAAAATAATGGATTCATTAGAATTAAAAGAAGAAGATAGAAAGGTAGTAGGAGTAGCTAGAAAAAAATTAGAGAGCATAAAATCAAATCAAAATGATAATGTTCCTGCTTCTGCAATAGCTTTTGAATTACCAGATGGAACAATGATAACAGGAAAAGCTTCTCCACTTATGGATGCAGCTTCAGCAGCAATATTAAACGCTGTAAAATATTTTGCTGGAATTAATGATGAAATACTTTTAATCTCTCCAGTAGTATTAGAGCCAATTTTAAATTTAAAAGATAAAACACTTCAAAGTAAAAATATAGCTTTAAACTGTGAAGAGATATTAATGGCTCTTAGTATTTGTGCAGCTACTAACCCTATGGCACAAGTAGCAGTTAAAAAATTATCAATGTTAAAAGGAACTCAAGCTCATTGCACAAATATCTTAGGAAAAACAAATGAACAAACATTAAGAAAATTAGGAATAGATTTAACTTGTGATCAAGTGTTCCCAACTGAAAATCTATACTATAATGAATAA